A genomic segment from Microbulbifer elongatus encodes:
- a CDS encoding type VI secretion system Vgr family protein — MSSLNQDNRMIRTDCPIGKDIFIATAITGEEHISNTYRYQLRLMSDDHEITQDKIVGKLFTATIQHGDAEKYINGYVTHFSMLDVNAEGLREYTAVIQPGLWFTTLAGQNRIFESKCALTIINEVLKEHAAVVTFSTKCNKKFLKREYCVQHNESDFQFISRLLAEEGVAYYFLQSDGKHELVLCDDSKHFYDCRTDKLEYDGGGSHPTMHSVRRWQREFNYHGGGFEFKDYNEYTPDKDNSQNVSTASKLNNVKGYIQSLYGRNHFEPKSDGTHVFQDSHHKTLTEHAVESLEAGFDIARGASDCGELCAGGRFELAHSLKSEKGKYLITSLRLSAKDSNSEDSQFSNTFTCIPEKVMPRPVPFGNLNRSHAPQVATVVEVKATDSSGSGDEYTQLKVKFPWNSKQNSCWIRVLQSFSGKNWGASFVPRVGQEVVVSYINGNLDRPLVTGAVFNSNNPGPQYTATQSGWKTQIKDSKFNELRFDDKKDSEEIYMEAGKDHNFLINNDQTGKIDNDQTLEIKNNRTITIAEGNETITLGKGDQKTDIEGSQSVTLNSGDHTVKVKSGKQTIDVMGAIKITSKTSIDLKVGGNSISIKPSGIEIKGTMLTCKGDSMAEMKAGGILTLKGGVTKIN, encoded by the coding sequence ATGTCTTCACTCAATCAAGACAATCGCATGATCCGGACGGATTGTCCGATCGGAAAAGATATTTTCATCGCAACCGCCATCACCGGCGAAGAGCATATCTCCAACACCTACCGCTACCAGCTCCGCCTGATGTCGGACGATCACGAAATCACCCAGGACAAGATTGTCGGCAAACTATTTACCGCCACGATCCAGCACGGTGATGCGGAGAAATACATCAACGGCTACGTAACACATTTTTCTATGCTCGACGTGAATGCGGAAGGGCTGCGAGAGTATACGGCTGTCATTCAACCCGGCCTGTGGTTCACCACTTTGGCGGGGCAGAATCGTATCTTCGAGAGCAAGTGTGCACTCACTATCATCAACGAGGTGCTGAAAGAGCACGCCGCGGTGGTCACGTTCAGCACCAAGTGCAACAAAAAATTCCTGAAACGCGAATATTGTGTACAACACAACGAAAGCGATTTTCAGTTTATCAGCCGGCTTCTCGCCGAAGAAGGTGTTGCCTATTACTTCCTGCAGTCAGACGGCAAGCATGAGCTTGTGCTATGTGACGACAGTAAACATTTTTACGACTGCCGCACAGACAAACTTGAATACGACGGCGGCGGCAGCCATCCAACCATGCATTCTGTACGCCGCTGGCAGCGCGAATTTAATTACCATGGTGGCGGTTTCGAGTTTAAAGACTACAACGAATATACTCCGGATAAAGACAACAGCCAGAATGTGTCAACAGCGAGCAAGCTGAACAACGTAAAAGGCTATATTCAGAGCCTGTACGGTCGAAATCACTTCGAGCCGAAATCAGATGGTACCCACGTATTCCAGGATAGCCACCACAAGACACTCACCGAACATGCAGTCGAGTCACTGGAAGCGGGTTTTGACATAGCGCGTGGCGCCAGTGATTGCGGTGAGCTCTGCGCTGGGGGTAGATTTGAGCTGGCACACTCACTGAAGAGTGAAAAAGGTAAGTATCTCATCACCTCGTTACGGCTGTCAGCGAAAGACAGTAACAGCGAGGACTCACAGTTCAGCAACACATTCACCTGCATCCCTGAGAAGGTCATGCCGCGGCCGGTACCTTTCGGCAACCTGAACAGGTCCCATGCGCCACAGGTGGCCACCGTAGTTGAGGTAAAGGCCACAGACTCTTCCGGTTCCGGGGACGAATATACCCAACTCAAAGTAAAATTCCCCTGGAATTCCAAGCAAAATAGCTGCTGGATTCGTGTGCTGCAGTCTTTCTCAGGCAAAAACTGGGGAGCCAGTTTTGTGCCCCGGGTCGGTCAGGAGGTGGTGGTGAGCTATATCAACGGCAATCTTGATCGACCGCTGGTGACCGGCGCTGTGTTCAACAGCAATAATCCTGGCCCTCAATACACCGCAACTCAGAGCGGCTGGAAAACACAGATCAAGGACAGCAAATTCAATGAGCTGCGCTTCGATGACAAAAAGGACAGCGAAGAAATCTATATGGAGGCCGGTAAGGATCACAATTTCCTGATCAATAATGACCAAACAGGAAAGATTGATAATGATCAGACACTGGAAATCAAAAATAACCGCACCATTACCATAGCGGAAGGTAATGAAACGATTACGCTCGGCAAAGGCGACCAGAAGACGGATATCGAGGGCAGTCAGTCAGTGACGCTCAATTCTGGCGATCACACCGTCAAGGTGAAAAGCGGAAAACAGACAATTGATGTGATGGGAGCCATTAAAATCACCTCCAAGACATCCATCGACCTGAAAGTGGGTGGCAACAGTATTTCCATCAAACCCTCGGGTATTGAGATCAAAGGTACCATGCTAACCTGCAAGGGCGACTCCATGGCGGAAATGAAGGCCGGTGGGATACTGACACTTAAAGGCGGCGTCACCAAGATTAACTGA
- a CDS encoding PAAR domain-containing protein, whose amino-acid sequence MGKPASRLTDMHVCPMVTGTVPHVGGPIVSPGSPTVLIGGMPAATMGSTCTCVGPPDSIIMGSTTVLIANKPAARMGDSTSHGGKIVIGCPTVLVGG is encoded by the coding sequence ATGGGAAAGCCCGCTTCACGTCTCACGGATATGCACGTTTGCCCCATGGTGACCGGCACGGTTCCCCATGTGGGAGGGCCAATCGTCTCACCGGGAAGCCCCACCGTGCTGATTGGCGGTATGCCAGCTGCAACAATGGGCAGTACCTGTACCTGCGTCGGACCACCAGACAGCATCATCATGGGCAGCACCACCGTACTGATCGCCAACAAACCTGCTGCCCGCATGGGGGACTCGACCAGTCACGGCGGTAAAATTGTCATAGGCTGCCCTACCGTTCTGGTGGGCGGTTAG
- a CDS encoding Hcp family type VI secretion system effector gives MAIYMNFNNKAPAGNVTAKGYEDWIEVDSFNFGVGRGISMEAGAVANREATRPSLSEVTVTKRIDAASGGLFKSSVTGDEGVKVEIHVVQTGANSVEKFAVYTLEDVLISSYSISAAAGGAPAESISLSFAKIEADLNHADKTNKNPKNMRVGYDLTTATPL, from the coding sequence ATGGCCATTTACATGAACTTCAACAACAAGGCGCCTGCCGGTAACGTAACTGCCAAAGGTTACGAGGACTGGATTGAGGTAGACAGCTTCAACTTCGGTGTCGGCCGTGGCATCTCCATGGAAGCGGGCGCTGTTGCCAACCGTGAAGCCACCCGCCCGAGCCTGAGCGAAGTTACCGTGACCAAGCGTATCGACGCTGCTTCCGGCGGCTTGTTCAAGTCCTCCGTAACCGGTGATGAAGGCGTAAAAGTCGAGATTCACGTTGTTCAGACCGGCGCCAACTCTGTAGAGAAGTTCGCTGTTTACACTCTGGAAGACGTTCTGATCTCCTCTTACAGCATCTCCGCTGCCGCAGGTGGTGCACCGGCTGAGTCCATCTCTCTGAGCTTCGCCAAGATCGAGGCGGACCTCAACCATGCGGACAAAACCAACAAGAACCCGAAAAACATGCGCGTCGGATACGACCTTACTACTGCTACTCCGCTGTAA
- the tssG gene encoding type VI secretion system baseplate subunit TssG: MATARRRQSTGLIEQLRTEPYRFEFYQAVRLLESAVLTPGEDSPYGAGRLGTATPPSREFLRFKSQTSLSFVSADVLKLHRRSVPDGIKETDSDTEKWEMEVGFGGLIGSQGVLPYFMTEVVQQELKEKNAALKDFLDIFNHRHVSLLYRAWQKYQLPVNYEQSRLRQDKEPDLFSQVIASVAGLGTSEMRYRLPIPDDALLGLAGHLGRQQCSATGLAQMIRQFFGLNVSIEQFQGQWDELPEDVLTRLPCAEQPLGVNNRLGVDTIMGTHCFQAQNKFRVVIEPMDYETHMAMAPGGRKLEALKSFIQLGAGVEMDFEISATLFTDDVAPVQLSDQAATQPLLGWNTHMSTEPESGEPVYISLSAEQMSPDEALPLA; this comes from the coding sequence ATGGCCACCGCGCGCAGGCGACAAAGCACTGGTTTAATCGAGCAGCTGCGCACCGAGCCTTACCGATTCGAATTCTATCAGGCGGTGCGGCTTCTCGAGTCGGCGGTTCTTACACCGGGCGAGGATTCTCCCTACGGCGCTGGCCGACTCGGTACAGCAACACCGCCGTCGCGAGAATTTTTGCGTTTCAAGTCGCAGACATCACTGTCGTTTGTTAGTGCCGATGTTCTGAAACTCCATCGTCGTTCGGTGCCGGACGGGATAAAAGAGACGGATTCCGACACTGAAAAATGGGAAATGGAGGTCGGGTTTGGAGGGCTGATCGGCAGTCAGGGTGTGTTGCCGTACTTTATGACCGAGGTGGTGCAGCAGGAATTAAAAGAGAAAAACGCTGCACTGAAAGATTTTCTCGATATCTTCAATCATCGTCACGTATCACTGCTGTATCGCGCCTGGCAAAAGTACCAGCTGCCGGTTAACTACGAGCAGTCGCGCCTGCGGCAGGACAAAGAGCCGGATCTCTTCTCTCAGGTTATCGCTTCGGTCGCGGGGCTTGGTACCAGTGAAATGCGGTATCGCCTGCCAATTCCCGACGATGCATTACTGGGCCTGGCCGGCCACTTGGGCCGTCAGCAGTGTTCGGCCACGGGCCTTGCGCAGATGATCCGGCAGTTTTTCGGCCTCAACGTGTCAATAGAACAGTTTCAGGGGCAATGGGACGAGCTGCCTGAGGACGTACTCACGCGACTGCCTTGTGCGGAGCAACCCCTGGGGGTTAATAACCGACTGGGGGTAGATACGATCATGGGGACACACTGTTTCCAGGCGCAGAATAAATTTCGTGTGGTGATCGAGCCAATGGACTACGAAACGCACATGGCCATGGCCCCCGGTGGGCGTAAACTGGAAGCGCTAAAGTCCTTCATCCAGCTGGGGGCGGGCGTGGAGATGGATTTCGAGATTTCCGCGACCCTGTTCACCGACGATGTCGCGCCGGTACAGCTGTCCGACCAGGCAGCGACCCAGCCGCTACTCGGCTGGAATACACATATGTCCACGGAGCCGGAGAGCGGTGAGCCGGTATATATCAGTTTGAGTGCCGAACAGATGTCACCTGACGAAGCACTGCCGTTAGCATGA
- a CDS encoding DUF6931 family protein — MTDLVKVQATTAQELLQDIEISEEGQPHLVLDTAPEISILRLMEAACYGDAVKLLARGLPKREAVWWACLCTRDIETPETDENNRKALMAAENWVKKPSEERRLICKQMGEATKFKTPASWAATAASWCHGSMAGPDEPVVEAPEHLYAHAVAGSVSLAAVMHNPVNPEQPFERYLQQGLNLARGGNGKAG, encoded by the coding sequence ATGACTGACCTGGTGAAAGTTCAGGCGACAACCGCGCAAGAGTTGTTACAGGACATTGAAATCAGTGAAGAAGGGCAGCCGCATCTGGTTCTGGACACCGCACCGGAGATCAGCATCCTGCGCCTGATGGAAGCGGCATGTTATGGCGATGCGGTCAAACTGCTTGCTCGTGGTCTTCCGAAACGGGAAGCCGTCTGGTGGGCTTGCCTGTGCACGCGCGATATCGAGACACCGGAGACCGATGAGAATAATCGCAAAGCGCTGATGGCCGCAGAAAACTGGGTCAAAAAACCCAGCGAAGAACGGCGCCTGATTTGCAAACAGATGGGGGAGGCCACCAAATTCAAGACACCGGCAAGCTGGGCGGCAACCGCAGCCAGCTGGTGCCATGGAAGTATGGCGGGGCCCGATGAGCCCGTGGTGGAAGCACCGGAGCATCTGTATGCCCATGCTGTCGCGGGCAGTGTTTCCCTGGCAGCGGTGATGCACAATCCCGTGAACCCCGAACAACCCTTCGAGCGGTATCTGCAACAGGGTCTCAATCTCGCCCGGGGCGGCAACGGCAAAGCCGGGTAA
- the tssH gene encoding type VI secretion system ATPase TssH — MINIDLKRLVETMTPHMRESLEGAAGLCLAQSQYNVEIEHWLLKLLDQSDTDLFHLLEKHDVNPSQFAKQLATAIAAFKSGSSRPAALSPAIVEAAKNSWMLASIDFGHRVVSSGHLLAALLLEESARRQVLESCPVLKGIAPESIRETARAMFGQSAESHHLTAAADGGEGAAAAVMASKAPALDKYTVNLTERARNGEIDPVLGRDEEIRQCVDILTRRRQNNPILTGEAGVGKTAVVEGFALRIANGDVPTPLRDVAVRTLDLGLLQAGASVKGEFENRLKSVIEEVRASTTPIILFIDEAHTMIGAGGKEGQGDAANLLKPALARGELRTIAATTWAEYKKYFERDPALTRRFQVVKVEEPDENKAIDMMRGIAPSLESHHKVRILDEAIVASVKLSHRYIPGRQLPDKSVSLLDTACARVALSQSATPGAIEDAQRIIAGAERTMEKLRRENAATGAHEESLSALQADKEEAEQRLAHLQSQHQQELELITQIRALRDQIDEAFTTGSSADESLLADLKQQLQELTAQLQNIQGDTPLMQPEVDEQAIAAVIANWTGIPVGKMVADEIHAVQSLAERLNQRVIGQPHALEAVAQAIRTSRAGLTDPRKPVGVFLFCGTSGVGKTETALALADTLFGGEQNITTINMSEFKEEHKVSMLLGSPPGYVGYGEGGVLTEAARRKPYSVILLDEMEKAHPGVQDIFYNLFDKGTIKDGEGRDIDFKNTVIIMTSNAGEDAIRAIFNQVEEKPEPEVLLDNIRPHLLQKFKPAFLGRTNVIAYYPLDDENLVEICKINMRRIEKRVKEHYGAEFSYEDDVLISIVARCQEADTGARNIEVILNRTVLPALASECLDRMARGEDIKRVHIGATEEGEFEYQVS; from the coding sequence ATGATCAACATCGATCTTAAGCGCCTGGTAGAAACCATGACGCCGCATATGCGGGAGTCACTGGAAGGAGCCGCCGGCCTTTGCCTGGCACAAAGCCAGTACAACGTGGAAATAGAGCATTGGTTGTTAAAATTGCTGGATCAATCCGACACCGATCTGTTTCACCTTCTTGAAAAGCACGATGTCAATCCATCCCAGTTTGCCAAGCAACTGGCTACCGCTATCGCTGCCTTCAAATCCGGTAGCAGTCGCCCTGCCGCATTGTCTCCTGCGATTGTCGAAGCTGCGAAAAACAGCTGGATGCTTGCCTCCATTGATTTCGGTCATCGGGTAGTGAGTTCCGGACATCTGCTGGCTGCGCTGCTGCTCGAGGAAAGCGCCCGTCGCCAGGTGCTGGAAAGCTGTCCGGTACTGAAAGGCATAGCACCAGAGTCGATTCGCGAGACTGCCCGTGCAATGTTCGGACAGAGTGCTGAATCCCATCACCTCACTGCCGCTGCAGATGGCGGTGAAGGCGCTGCGGCCGCGGTTATGGCGAGCAAAGCGCCGGCTCTGGATAAATATACCGTCAACCTCACCGAGCGCGCGCGTAACGGCGAAATCGATCCGGTATTGGGGCGTGACGAAGAGATACGACAGTGTGTCGATATCCTGACACGCCGGCGGCAAAACAACCCGATCCTCACTGGCGAGGCCGGTGTGGGTAAGACCGCTGTGGTCGAGGGCTTTGCCCTGCGTATTGCCAATGGTGATGTGCCGACACCACTGCGTGATGTTGCCGTGCGGACCCTGGACCTGGGTCTGTTGCAGGCTGGCGCCAGTGTGAAAGGCGAGTTTGAAAATCGTCTGAAGTCCGTGATTGAAGAAGTGCGCGCGTCAACCACGCCGATTATTCTGTTTATCGACGAAGCGCATACCATGATTGGTGCGGGCGGAAAGGAAGGCCAGGGGGATGCAGCCAATCTGTTGAAGCCCGCATTGGCTCGGGGTGAGTTGCGCACCATTGCGGCAACGACCTGGGCCGAGTACAAGAAGTACTTCGAACGGGACCCGGCGCTAACCCGTCGATTCCAGGTCGTAAAAGTGGAAGAGCCAGACGAAAACAAGGCCATCGATATGATGCGGGGCATTGCCCCAAGCCTGGAGTCCCACCATAAAGTACGTATTCTGGATGAGGCAATTGTTGCCTCGGTAAAATTGTCTCACCGTTATATCCCGGGCCGACAGTTACCCGACAAGTCCGTGAGCCTGCTGGATACTGCCTGCGCACGGGTTGCACTGAGTCAGTCGGCAACACCCGGCGCCATCGAGGATGCCCAGCGAATTATCGCTGGTGCCGAGCGCACCATGGAAAAGCTGCGCCGGGAAAACGCCGCCACTGGTGCCCATGAAGAATCGCTGTCCGCACTGCAGGCAGATAAAGAAGAGGCGGAGCAGCGTCTTGCGCATCTACAGAGTCAACATCAGCAGGAGCTTGAACTGATCACGCAGATTCGTGCTCTGCGGGACCAGATTGATGAAGCGTTTACCACGGGGTCTTCAGCCGATGAGTCACTGCTCGCCGATCTCAAACAGCAGCTGCAGGAGCTGACCGCCCAGTTACAGAATATCCAGGGCGATACGCCCCTGATGCAGCCGGAGGTTGATGAGCAGGCAATCGCGGCGGTTATCGCCAACTGGACCGGGATTCCCGTCGGGAAAATGGTCGCCGATGAAATCCACGCGGTGCAGAGCCTGGCGGAGCGCCTGAATCAGCGGGTTATCGGTCAGCCGCATGCACTGGAAGCGGTGGCGCAAGCGATTCGTACATCCCGCGCCGGCCTCACCGACCCGCGCAAACCGGTCGGCGTCTTTCTGTTCTGTGGTACCAGCGGTGTCGGCAAAACCGAAACCGCACTGGCCCTCGCCGATACACTGTTTGGCGGTGAGCAGAATATTACGACCATCAATATGTCCGAATTCAAGGAGGAACACAAAGTATCCATGTTGCTCGGTTCCCCTCCCGGCTACGTGGGCTACGGCGAGGGTGGTGTATTGACGGAAGCAGCGCGGCGTAAACCCTACTCGGTGATCCTTCTGGATGAGATGGAGAAAGCGCACCCCGGCGTTCAGGATATCTTTTACAACCTGTTCGATAAGGGCACCATCAAAGACGGTGAGGGGCGTGACATCGATTTTAAAAACACCGTCATCATCATGACCTCCAATGCCGGAGAAGACGCAATTCGCGCGATCTTCAATCAGGTTGAAGAAAAACCGGAACCCGAGGTACTGCTGGACAATATCCGGCCACACCTGTTGCAGAAATTCAAACCGGCGTTTCTTGGGCGAACCAATGTCATCGCATACTACCCGCTGGATGACGAGAATCTGGTCGAAATCTGTAAAATCAATATGCGCCGCATCGAGAAGCGTGTGAAAGAACACTATGGGGCGGAATTCAGCTACGAAGACGATGTGCTAATCAGCATTGTTGCCCGTTGTCAGGAAGCCGATACCGGGGCGCGGAATATCGAAGTCATACTCAATCGAACCGTCCTGCCGGCGCTGGCGAGCGAGTGTCTGGATCGAATGGCGCGCGGTGAGGATATCAAGCGGGTACATATCGGTGCCACGGAAGAGGGTGAGTTTGAATATCAGGTCAGTTAG
- the tssE gene encoding type VI secretion system baseplate subunit TssE has translation MAREKRLIAPLLDRLLESSGRVDLHRPHQVLRQLREGVRRDLEYLFNTRYRCISAPEEHEHLEASNINYGLPDLSTVNLTSADSRKRFCRDIERTILDFEPRIRSVKVSTQEKVDVEDPSIRFRVEAVLHVNPAAEVIVFDSTLNPVTQLVDVSEIL, from the coding sequence ATGGCCAGAGAAAAGCGGCTGATTGCACCGCTACTGGATCGCTTGCTGGAGTCCTCGGGCCGGGTAGATCTGCACCGTCCCCATCAGGTGCTGCGGCAGTTGCGGGAAGGGGTGAGGCGGGACCTGGAATACCTGTTCAATACTCGCTATCGCTGCATTTCTGCCCCGGAGGAACATGAGCATCTGGAGGCGTCAAATATCAATTATGGATTGCCGGATCTCTCCACAGTCAACCTGACATCCGCTGACAGCCGAAAACGATTCTGCCGCGATATTGAACGAACGATCCTCGACTTTGAGCCGCGTATACGCTCGGTCAAGGTATCCACTCAGGAGAAGGTCGATGTGGAAGACCCCAGTATCCGTTTTCGTGTAGAAGCGGTATTGCATGTAAATCCCGCCGCGGAGGTGATCGTGTTCGACTCCACGTTAAACCCGGTGACCCAGCTCGTGGATGTTTCGGAGATTCTGTAG
- the tssF gene encoding type VI secretion system baseplate subunit TssF, which translates to MSEKLIDLYERELAFVQQSAGEFARLHPAAASRLQLDAETVDDPLVGRLLSGFAYMNARVQQKLNDDFPELTDAVLETLYPHYLRPIPSCAIVQFEAEPDLDAIVHLERDLVLETETFQGQTCRFSSRYPVDVSPFRVESATLMPRPFIAPGCNDIQGANGVLKLSLKTFSSEVHFSELAPETLRFFLRGLPSHICELYDLLLTKCVRLVVANGEGDPSPVMLEPSRIEQVGLDSDDGLLPYPESAFLGYRLLTEYFTFPEKFQFIDITGVADAIDGRYGDTLNLYFYLSETHDELEKQMTEEMFALGCTPVINLFEQSADPIPVDHRQYQYHVVADVRRTDGLEVYSIDEVNGTDSSGNTTRYRPFYGLQHSQSGSAQSAFWYARRRDVIEGEHGNELASELDISLVDLDFRPLEANGQTLDLKLTCSNRNLPKKLPTGNAQPYLTIVDGDAPAQRISCVVPPTETLRPPRRERSYWRLVSHLNLNHLSLSGEGGCDAFKEILRLYDFRNSGSTRNLIEALLKMETRPITAPIQIDGSVVLCRGTEVTIVLDSMMLKGTSALLFASVIERFLGLYCSINSFTRLIAKLSGRDGELKRWPPRAGDKALV; encoded by the coding sequence GTGAGTGAAAAGCTGATCGATTTATACGAGCGGGAACTGGCGTTTGTCCAGCAGAGTGCTGGCGAATTTGCGCGTTTGCACCCTGCCGCCGCCTCCCGTCTTCAACTCGATGCCGAAACAGTAGACGACCCTCTGGTCGGCCGATTGCTGTCAGGCTTCGCCTATATGAACGCGCGGGTGCAGCAGAAGCTCAACGACGACTTCCCCGAGCTAACCGATGCAGTACTGGAAACTCTTTATCCACATTATCTCCGCCCAATACCTTCCTGTGCTATCGTCCAGTTTGAGGCGGAACCGGATCTGGATGCGATCGTGCACCTGGAGAGAGATCTGGTGTTGGAAACAGAGACCTTCCAAGGGCAGACCTGCCGTTTTAGCAGTCGCTATCCAGTCGATGTATCACCGTTTCGCGTCGAATCCGCAACTTTAATGCCGCGGCCGTTTATCGCGCCGGGGTGTAACGATATCCAGGGTGCCAACGGTGTTCTCAAGCTATCTCTGAAAACGTTCAGTAGCGAAGTCCATTTTTCCGAACTTGCGCCGGAAACGTTGCGCTTTTTCTTGCGTGGACTGCCCAGCCATATCTGCGAGTTGTATGACCTGTTGCTGACAAAGTGCGTCCGATTAGTGGTCGCAAATGGGGAGGGCGATCCCTCGCCGGTAATGCTTGAGCCAAGCCGAATTGAACAGGTTGGGCTCGACAGTGATGACGGGTTGCTGCCCTATCCCGAATCAGCGTTCCTGGGCTATCGCCTGTTGACGGAATATTTCACCTTCCCGGAAAAATTTCAGTTTATTGATATTACCGGCGTGGCGGATGCCATTGATGGCCGCTATGGCGATACACTGAACCTGTATTTCTATCTGTCGGAAACCCACGACGAACTCGAAAAACAGATGACCGAGGAGATGTTCGCGCTTGGCTGCACTCCGGTGATCAATCTGTTTGAACAGAGTGCGGATCCCATCCCGGTGGATCACCGCCAGTACCAATACCATGTGGTTGCGGATGTCCGCCGTACCGATGGCCTGGAAGTCTATTCCATTGATGAAGTCAACGGCACAGATTCCTCTGGGAACACCACGCGGTATCGCCCCTTCTACGGATTGCAGCACAGCCAGTCTGGAAGTGCACAAAGTGCATTCTGGTATGCGCGGCGCCGCGATGTCATTGAAGGGGAACATGGGAATGAGCTGGCATCGGAACTGGATATCAGTCTGGTGGATCTTGATTTTCGCCCCCTCGAGGCCAATGGGCAGACGCTCGACCTCAAATTGACCTGTAGCAACCGGAATCTGCCGAAAAAGCTGCCTACCGGCAACGCACAGCCCTACCTGACGATCGTGGATGGCGATGCGCCGGCGCAGCGGATCAGCTGCGTGGTACCACCTACTGAAACCCTGCGACCACCGCGACGGGAGCGTAGCTATTGGCGTCTTGTATCGCACCTGAATCTCAATCATCTCTCTCTGAGCGGCGAGGGTGGCTGTGACGCCTTCAAGGAAATACTCCGCCTTTACGACTTTCGGAATTCCGGCAGCACCCGCAATCTCATTGAAGCATTGCTGAAGATGGAAACCCGTCCGATTACCGCACCCATACAGATTGACGGAAGCGTTGTGCTGTGTCGCGGCACCGAGGTCACCATTGTTCTGGATTCCATGATGCTCAAGGGTACCAGCGCGTTACTGTTTGCCAGTGTGATTGAGCGATTCCTCGGGCTGTACTGTTCTATCAATTCATTTACCCGGCTGATCGCTAAGTTGAGTGGCCGGGATGGAGAGCTTAAGCGATGGCCACCGCGCGCAGGCGACAAAGCACTGGTTTAA